The following is a genomic window from Sebastes fasciatus isolate fSebFas1 chromosome 15, fSebFas1.pri, whole genome shotgun sequence.
TCCCTCCATACCTCTCACACACAACcttgctttctctctttttctttgctTGTCATTCCTTGACATCTCTCCTGTAGGCCTACGGTACCTTTCTggctcactgtctctctcctttcctttgccTCTTGCTCTAGGGAGCCACCCACACCAATTGGCAGACAGCGTATGATCctcgcacacgcacacgcacacgcacacgcacacaccataTAGCGCAGTTGACTGCAAGCTGAAAGTACCAtcttgtgtgtatatatatatatgtatatatacaccaaGTCCAGAAGGCCCTTGAAATATGCACAGCAGTCCCATGCATAATACATGGGCACAGCAGGAGAAAAGAACTTGTGAGCCGAGTGGatctccacctctccatctctccactccactccactcctcccctcctcctcctcctctcctctttcccctCTCTCCATCACACTGTCTGCTGCTGCCGTGCATATGTTTTAAATAACAACTGTCTCTCAGGGTCATTTGTGGGTCAGAAGTTATGATGGAGGGAACGCATGAGGGctggagagatagatagatagatggcaGCAGGAGAGGGAATGAGGCAGGACTGCACGGTCACAAAGAAAGACAGGCATTTTTATGCTTGGCGGGAGAATAGCAGAGGAGCGTTAATATGAAGAGAAAGGAGACCAATGATTCACTGTTGTCAGTCGGCTGAGGCCTGACCACCACCCAGCAGTTTCAGGAGAATCAGTGACTGTACCGGCTAACTGCCAAAAGGTCACAAAAGCTGCAGAAACCACGGGATGTTAAGCTGTTGTAACCCACCGGTGGTTTTGTCATTTACCTCCAGAAAGTCAGGTAATGTTCCCAGAAAGCAACTGCACATGCACATAACATAAAagttgttttgagttgttgtgtgtgtgcagttccTGCCTTTTCTTATTTAACCTTAAAAAGCAAAACACAGCATTTTTACTACGGTCGTCctaatcaactttttttttcccgaTCCGAGTCCTTTATATTGGGTGTCTGCCAATACAGAGTCCAATCCAATATTTACATCTAACTAAAATGGAAGCagtctctgtctgtatgtctgtctgtccttagATTTTCTTGACGACCGTTCGTCTGATCGACTTCCCACTTGGCTggtgtattgctgaggacccaaTGAAGTGCAGTGTTGAGTGTTAGCTCTTGAGATCTACAGTACATATTTATTAGTAGTGTATGTTATGTACACAGAGCATCTGAGCATCGCTTCCTGATGGCTGCTGACAGACAGCACTGTTGAAATAACATTGAAGCAGCAAGCAGAAGCAGAAACAGGGCGTTCATCTCGCTGCTGTGCCCTCCAACAGTTAGGTTTGAAGTCTCaaaatttgtgtgtgtgtgtgatgtatgtGTCTTTGGTGGGGAATTTATATAAACGTTCACTGTTGTCATGTAAAACTTTtagagggactgtttgtaagaatcagaaatgtcttgttaacagcaacacctgtggccgttaagtcaacaaaagtcagcgtcctgttgctggcgcttgtgctcgctcaacacagtgaggcgacacacgtcagctaaaagcacaatatcactctatatttcagctgcttggcagtaatgttagctgaccagacgaaggtctctccatgaatcgatgctgatactgtgttttcctgcttcagcttcaGCCTCCCGGCcacggtcagaaggaacaggggagacaccggagttttggtcggagacgataacgtttctctctgcggagccccgtcacttctcaagacacgggaaacctctgttggtctggaggagctgcagcagttatttctgcacaaacgtccactgaacattcactagatattctcagagctaataactcttctgcagtgtggagtgtgcgcgcatgcacgtgagagtggagcgagtgagaacgagcgcggtgtgtaagtgaaggcaagcaggcagaggagcagagactccggtcctggagaccaaagctacatctcccctgtgtcttctgaccgtggtcggggggctggagcaggaagagttgacactgtttaacagacgggcttcaccagataGAACTTTGAGTTTTTGGtgtttccgtgtagtttgtgttggaacagcgtagccacacacgagcaagcatgggacaccgacccgcaatgatttataagagtgtaagaagttacaaatagtccctttaagtctaaTTTTGCAAGTTTTTTTCCTCTTATTGTTGTTGTAAATTACACTTTGTTGCACGTTGTATGAAATCTCCTATTAACATACGCTTTGACTTAAACATGCTAAGAGGCTGCTGACAAAACATTGTTTTGTCATCTCAAGTTCCACTTACTTATGTCCACAGGCTCCATCCTTTGCACGctttccattcattgtctatgtacagtaagcagccgtgcaatgcattctggtagcgtggcagcGCGATTTGAGAGACAAggcgtcacgttggccgctcctcatttgcataaggTCTaagctactttatgcaaatccgCAGGCATCTGGCACAACTCgtcgcctctggaaactccatagaaacttttaaactaaccattgtcgatccaaaatgaagacagattcatcaactgcagggattctcgcataaaatgttttcagaaacatttcggttaactatttttgtgatataagagaaaaaagtttccaaacgagccgccatgttggttcaggtttgaaagctgggagcagcagcccacggagggaaaacgttcgtccaatcaggtgccgagcGCCTTGTGTCTAGCGGCAGTCCATCAAGCGGCCAATGCTGGGAAGGGAAGCGATtcctcgcgataaaaaaacgCCCCCGTGGATATGTACCATCACTTCTTCTGGAGTTTTCAACCATATTAAACGGTCCTCATCAGGAGATAAAGAAAAACTCATCAACTGCTGCAGACCAAATTTAAAGCTTGTAAATGGACCTTGAGGTCAACAGCGGTTTCCTTCCAGGGTCAAGAATGAAAAAGCTAAGAGGTTGTTCCAACTGCATGCAAATCATGCAAGGACAAAATAAATGagcaaaacttaaaaactcaaaTAATGATGACCATACAATATCAGTAAAGGTACTGACACACAGTGAATGCGCCTCAGAAGTGACCATGAACAAATTAGTCATACACAGAGAGTACAGCGAGTGACTTACGATGAGCCGTTTGAGGCCTGTGAAGGACTGTTCCACAGAGTTGGCGGTGAGGACCTGACGCTTCATGGCTGCCGGTTCTCCCAGGAAACGAAGCATCAAGTCTTTTACAGCATCACCCtgcagcaaaacacacacacttaaatttACCATCATGCAAAAGCCCATAATAAAAGAGCCCTGAGAGTTGTCATGCTGGTATTTATACTAACAACCTAAGTTCTAAGTGGACTGGGGCAAAAAAACTTGATCTGGGCATCCCTACATTTGGACAGAATTACTATCAGTAAAGCATATTCAGCCCAAATAGGATgggaacaaaaaaacacactgcagaAAATGCTATCTTTAATCCAGCTTTAGAGTGGGTCTAATTTGTTTGTTGAAAACCGGCTCTTAGTGGGCAAAAACACACCAAGATGACGGGAAAAAAAATCCTcggtttttattcatttattcaagcAGGCATTCAAACACACTGAAGGGATAATGAACACAATCTAAGCGGGGAGGTGGACGTACACCATAAGATTCAATTGAATAAATATGTAGTGAATTGGTGTTTCATCAGGGTTGTTATTACGGATAAATGTTGCTGTTGAAGCAGCTCAGAGGATGTTTAtgagaaataaacatgatatggTAACACATGAGCCAAGGAAGGGTgcgtgtacagtatgtgtgcttATAGACAAGTGACAACTGCCTCCACGCTATCTGTTAGGCCACAGCAGGAGAAAGACGTTTCAGAGGTTGTTgtattgtattcatgtgtgtgtgatgatgttagtccctatTTCATTGTcatgagaccatttttttaaacttgacctcgctgtataaagtgacctgtggtgacctctaggataattaCTGCCTCATGagactttacagccacaaactagatacctagagcattcagaggatggatggctttcctagctagattgacaataagggggtttctgagcagtttacacaacagaagtgcttgccatccaatcgctgaaaaaatccaattcctgcagaaatctccaaatgtcaaaagtttttgatcccaaatcacataatgtctttttctatggtgttcctcaaggtcttggtgtcttaatgtggtatttcgGAGGGATTATTAATCACTTCTATCAACTCTccagtgataaaaaaaatgttaacatttagcaccaaatctgtggtgGTATGGTATCAACCCGAAAATtgttgcaacaatttatgagacataatagagcatgatgGGGATGATCATCACAAACtcatatcatcatgttctacactcttatacactttcacaatttatcttaattcattcatttattaattcatttttatttctcattaatgactagaacaacttgacacagtgctgaactgcatctcaaattattCTTCAAGTTTCCAGCTTTGatatgatgtacaccacttctatgtgacatctaccgttgactttttatctacccctgaacacCACCTGCCCCCCACCcctgcccctctaaaaaagaggtGATGGTAAGGGTTAACATATCACTGCAATCTTTAAAACAATGCACAACTAAAAGCACGAAAATATGCCTTGTAAGCGTTCCCATCATTAGCATTGTTACCTTGGGTCCTAGTGTTTTTCACAGAGAATGTATCAAAGCCTTCTGATTAGAGCTAAGTGTTGTTATCAAATGTAATATCACTAGTGCTGAaacaatttattaattattgaaGAGGCGAttctcttattattattattaagcaaCAATATGGTTGatatcaagcaaaaatggcaaATATTCTAAGGTTCGAGCTTCTTGAATGTGACGATTTGCtgattttctgtgtttcatatcAATTTTAATTAAAGTGTTTTGGGGGTTTGGACGGTTGGTCAGAGCAAATTAAAAGTGGGCTCACAAAACTTGGGCTCTCAATACTTGCGATGGGCccttattttgacattttgtgtcAAAATTATTTTgtgaccttgcctgaacctgagcattCGCGATAATAAACTAAAGATAGGGTCGaagatgttggaaagctagcataatttgaaagtaacatcgcctcaggagctctgTCTAAACCCCCACCCTCCCCTCAGGtatccttccaaggcaacgccccatacacacatgcacgagcaccgccgcatcgtaactacttcacagacacagagcggagagaggaaggagtgtaacgaccatttcaaccaatagaacaaatagtgtatactggagaacatcggcaaccctgcctttaagtttGACCTGTGTGCCAGCATGCCCCTTCAGTATTCCCCAGTCAATTGGATCAATGACCCAACACAGTGGCTGGAATTTGCTTATTCGGACATCTTTACATATTTGGTTGAATCACCAGGTATCagtaggctaagtgttgtctgtaaataaccaacctgTTAATAGCCAGGCTAGGCTAAGATTTagatggagacgacagtctgatgctgataATGTATGactactgcagcagcctcccactcaagctaactttagctaaccatgctagtcactgtcaccagcctcatttagccatttactACACTGACAGTGTGTAAGCCCAAACAATTGTTTTTACGGGCTGAGTAGTACGACCCATGATGAGTAGAGTGAACTTCAGTGTAACAATGGTGGAGTGGAGTTCCCTTTTAAGAAAAGGTATCCACCTCCAACATATTTTACAATATGGAAGACATACTGTGAGAGGAGAAATTGCTCCCAGGGCTTTCTAAAGACATATGTTGTATGATAAGTATTTTACTGCCGACTGTAAGTGCTTTTCCTACCTGCAGGTTGTCAAACTTGAGTCCAGGCATGGTGAGTCTGTTGGTCTCCACATAGGCAGGGCTGTACTGCTGGGTGGCCACAGAGATCAACACCTTCCTGGTCTCCTCAGATGGCAGCCAGGCATCATGGCGCCGGTCCACCTCACTCAAGCTCAGCGCCGTCGCAAATGGGTCATCGCTGCCCGAGAACACAGCCTGAAGCTGGTTGAAGGGCTGCGGCTGAGTGGCTGGGGCGGGGGCGGGGACGGGGGCTTGGGTTGGAGCTGGGGCTGCTTGGGGTGGAGGAGGATGGACCTTGGCGGTGGATTCAGTAGGGGCAGGGCCGAACACTGAACTAGGGGTGGGAGCACCAGAGTCCAGAGGTCCTCCGGgggtggagatggaggaggaggtggaagagAGCTGGCGCTCAGGGGTGGGGGCTATGGGCGCTGGGCTGGGGCCAGGAGACATCTCAGCATTTGGGTTTGAAAcagagatgaaggaggagggggCGGTAAAGGAATCAAAGAAGTCAGAGGCTGGATTGACCTGTCCATTGTCAGTGAAGAACTTACTGAGGCTGGGGCTGGGCTGGCACACGAGGGGCGCCGTCAACTTGCTGGGGGTCACTGCTCCATCGCTTCCTCCACCACTCCCCATGCTAAAGCTGGGGGACTTGATGAGGGTGGGCTGGAAGCCATCTGGCACCAGAGACTTCGGCTGGGTGCCATGGCTGAATATGGTGCACACCGGCACAGGTTCGTCTTTAGGGCTCGTCCCTTTAGCTTCCTGTGGTGCTGGCTCCCCACTTTTAAGATCAGATGGGCTCTCTGCGTCAGCTTGAGCTGAAACACAGACTGTGACTTGCtcttgtgtgtctgtctgctcctctgtgtcctcgTCCACTTTCTCCACAGAACCACATTTCTCCTGTTCCTCTGTTGAAACTTTAATCTCAGTTGTATTCTGTCCAATTTCACTTTGTTCCTCTTTGTCGCCTGATGTCTCTTgtgcttcctcttcctcctctcctccatccagaAAGGAGTCGATGGGAGCCGCATCGTCCTCCTCGCTGTTATTAGGGGAGTCAGAAATCATGACGCTCTCCATCATCTGGTCGTTGAGCTTGTCCATCAGGCTCTCTGAAGGCGTAGCGCTGCTGTCCTCCTGAGGGGTGGCAAACTCCACGCCCAAGTCGATGCTGTCTACCTGGGGGACGAGGTGGTCTCTGGAGGGAGTGTGGCTGCTGGTTGGCTCCGGAGGGTCTGGGGCTTCCTTGGTTCCATCTTCCACTGTGATGTCCAAGGTGACTGGCCGCTGAGCAGGAGCCTCCCCACTATCCATCTTACTGCTCCTGACAATTCAACATAGCAATAAACCACATTGGCCTTTCATATCACATATCAACAGTGACCAGCTGATCTTCTGACCGTTACTGATCAACACTGCCGCAGTTCTCTTAGTCACTTggcttacttcctgtcagcatcACACGGTACTTTTACACGTTCTTATCGTCAGCATTGAGCTCACGTTACAGCTACAAAGAACGAGTCACTTTCACGCCTTGTATTCATGCTTTACGTCCTGTCACCAGAGAGCTGTTAGCCGACATATCAAAGGAGGACTGCTGTCTGTTTGCTACTGGCTAGCTTGCTAATGCTACGTTAGCCGCTAACTTAGCTGAGCAGCTGGTCGCAAATGTTCAATACATGCTGGACTAATAGCTGTCGACACGAGAAACATACCACCGTTCTATCCATAGCACTACGAAGAGACAGACAAGAAATGAAACCCAAACCCAAACCCGGTGATATGTCTCACCTCACTGATGATGTCTCTCACCTCACTCTGCAGACTGACAGATAGGACGCTAGTGCGCATGCGCAGCTCCAAAGGAACGCTACATGTACGGTATCCCAGAGCAGACAGATTTCATACCGTGGTGTTTTAGTATTCTTGGCTTCTTTTACGTACTTTAAACAGCCTATACAACGTTACACGACTGTCTTTACGCATTTTAGTCGCACGCTTCAGTTTTTGAATCGCGGAAGTGCAgctgctgtgttgttgtgtttagtGCAGTACGTGTACGGAGAACAGTTGTATGTGTGCAGTGCGTTCATCGTGAGACGACGTTTAAAAGATCAAAATAAGAAAGACTAGAAAGCTCTTACTCTGGAAACAGACTGAAGAATGGAGGACGACGCTCCTGTCATTTATGGTCTGGAGTTCCAGGTACTGTCACACCATTCATTACTATTCAGCCGAGTGAGGTAAAGCTacctctattctattctattctattctattctattctattctattctattccacTTCTAGCAACTCTTAGCTCTTCTATTCTCTGTTCCAGTGTTAGTCTGCAGAGAGGAATATATTGATTTTGTACACATTCTCTTCTATTCTTCATGAAAACGTCTCTATGTAAATGGACCATCATGTTATTTGGTGTCTACTTTGCAGGCTCGAGCACTGACTGCCCAGACAGCTGAGACTGATGCCATACGGTTCATTGTGGGCACACAGTCACTGAAGTTTGACAACCAGGTAAGAGAGTTGATGACAGACATGTCATACCATATAGAGCTGGATGGGAACCATGTTGTCTGCAACGGGAGGCAACAAGCACCGCACTATTCTACTCAGTTTGTGTCCCCATacaattttcatttttttgtcttttgataATAATAGGAGCAAAACATTGTGCTACTTGCACTGCTGTCTACTGCATGGCACTTTCTACTTGAGGGATACATGATGCTGCATTCTGCTTGGCTCAGTAATTATAACAATGGACAAGACCATACCACATATGgacaaagtctcccatcacgggctagatgttctaaagcctgaaaacagagccatgaggaggagcagaagtctagttttctctcagaacacttgaattacaatatgctgaaagattattatgggtttttttgcccgatgatgccagaaatatactgactactgaagctttaagattTCAGAAATatagtttgacaaaaaaaaggatggagTTACGTATCTCTCAGTTTTCAGTTTGCTTTCCAAGGTCTGTTGGGCTTCCTCCtcttaattgattagtcgattatTCATTTTGGTCttggtcgactaagatttctttagtccattagtcatttttttatgcttttttcatgctgaatgacttatttccaagaaacttatgatcATCTCTGGTAAGCACaacatttaaagtggtgcttttgtatgaaactttgtggagaaactcaagttttacagatctgccgattaaatcaaataaatcgattagtcgacaaaatcgtatgagtgttggtagattaagaatttctttggttgaggacagccctaccaAGGTCACAAGATCTCAAGTAAAAAAGCTGGGCAAAACAGGGGTTACAGTATGTgttctttttaattaaaagctTTTGAATCGTTTGAAATGTAAAGCTGCAATTTGAATCAGTCGCAGATGATTACGTTTTTCATTTCTACAGTAGTATAACATGTAGCATAGAGTGAGAGGAGTTAGAGTAATTGAGACAGGATGaaaggaatgaatgaatgaatgaaatgaataacTTTCTCTTGGTTAGAGGCAGACAGACTTGTTTTTGAATATCTGTTTGATGCTAAAAGCATGACCACATAACCTCCTGCATCGCATTTCAGTTTTACAATTCAAATGAGAGTCAAAGATGAGAGCGCATGATATGGGCCAACATGATGACATGAAGTTGGAGTTACTAACTTACTACTTAATGTTGGCCTACAACCTAAGAAGTCAACCTAAGATCCAACCGTTCTGGTTTCAGTCAGGAGATTTATTTATTCGCCTTGGACTTTTTACAAGCCAATCAGGATTTGAGTGCAGAATTGGTTAGCTATCGCATATCTTTTAGGGTGCTGTTGTCATACATTAGGGTTTAGTCCTGCAAATTATAAAAAGTGGTTGCAACTGCTTGAATAGTCCCAAAGAGCCAAAAAGATCAGGATTCTGTGAGGCACCTTTGTtttacggtgtgtgtgtgtgtgtgtgtgagcataaAGATGGCAGGCCACTCCTTCTAGCCTCATCTATTCCTCATACTGTAGGTCTGAGGTTCATGGAAAAATCAGTATATTAACCATAAGCATAAATAACTGCAAAGTAGGGCTCATTTTGGTTCCCTCTACATGAAAAAAGATTTCAAGACAAAAGGCTGAAGAAGATTTGTACTGAACAGTAAATGTCAAATATTACAGAATGAAATACAtcaaaaatctaaaatgaacAATCTATCAGAAAACTAAAGAACATAACTGACAAGTATAGTATTTACTAATGGACAATTTTGGTAACATTGATTTGCTGGTAATCTGTAGCTCATTACATTTCTTTTCCATTCATACCCAGTCCTAAAGCAACAGGTTGCCATTACGTGCTTGTTGGGTTGTGGTTAGCTTGGGATTTGTTGGTGTGGGCATTTATTTTTCAGCAGCTATAAACCAATCACTTAATTAAAACAGAGAATCAACTGAATAATCAGTAATCATAGTAATTATTAGCTGCAGCTTTTAATTAAATCATTGTTCATCACAAAATGTCAGAGTATAGCACAAAATGAACATCACAATTTCCGACATCAAGACAACAAGTTGACatcacttatttgtttattttgtccaaacaacagTCCACAAGCCAACGATATTTGATGTATAACCAGAGGAAAGCAGCagatcttcacatttgagaagctggaaacagaaaTTAATGTAAAGATTGTGGCATTAGTCCTTGATAAAACGATTGAACTACTGTCTCACTTAAAGGACCAGCATTTAGGgtttagggggatttattgtcagaaataatattcataagtatgttttcattagtgtttaaacaactgaaactaagaatcgttgttttcgttagcttagaatgggccgttatatctacatagggaacgcaaagagtatagaagcaaagaggcgaaacaGCCACTGCCAcctttttggactgaaaacatgcattatatttatatcattttatttttcaacacaggccatttcggtagaatatgacaacagaatagaaattattttgtttttcttttttacggCATGTCTTACTggcatccggtagtcgcttATCAGTCCAAAATGAAGGAAGCGTAACTTTGCTTTgatgatgttgcaatggaacgaacaattgactttcactacttggcaatatacgttctttggggagcgggtcctcttcacggagtccgccatgttgctctgctatgtttctacagtagcctagaacggacaaaccaaagtctgctccaaatgacctacgctactttTACGttgaagttgcagattgaaTTTGGTGCGCGCGAATGCACCTGAAGGCCACGCAGGTTCTTCTACGcacttggaaagggaggggtggggtgggggaggtttccagttggttgcaatctgcaaccaactgaatacctcACCGCAAACCTCACCGCTGATGCCACAAAagcctacacactgctcctaattgtttgctctataaaatatcagaaaatgttaCTAAATGAAAGACACAGGAAAACTCACATTTGAATTGTTGGAACCAGTGAATGTTTATAGTTTTTGCTTGAATACAATAAAAACGGTACATTGATCAAAATACTGTAATTAATTGTCTGTCagttgactaattgtttcagggCTAAGTGGTTAATTGGTTATC
Proteins encoded in this region:
- the trappc12 gene encoding trafficking protein particle complex subunit 12, coding for MDSGEAPAQRPVTLDITVEDGTKEAPDPPEPTSSHTPSRDHLVPQVDSIDLGVEFATPQEDSSATPSESLMDKLNDQMMESVMISDSPNNSEEDDAAPIDSFLDGGEEEEEAQETSGDKEEQSEIGQNTTEIKVSTEEQEKCGSVEKVDEDTEEQTDTQEQVTVCVSAQADAESPSDLKSGEPAPQEAKGTSPKDEPVPVCTIFSHGTQPKSLVPDGFQPTLIKSPSFSMGSGGGSDGAVTPSKLTAPLVCQPSPSLSKFFTDNGQVNPASDFFDSFTAPSSFISVSNPNAEMSPGPSPAPIAPTPERQLSSTSSSISTPGGPLDSGAPTPSSVFGPAPTESTAKVHPPPPQAAPAPTQAPVPAPAPATQPQPFNQLQAVFSGSDDPFATALSLSEVDRRHDAWLPSEETRKVLISVATQQYSPAYVETNRLTMPGLKFDNLQGDAVKDLMLRFLGEPAAMKRQVLTANSVEQSFTGLKRLISSKNWRAAVDLTGRLLTAHGQGYGKAGQPTSHTTDSLQLWFVRLALLTKLNLFQNAELECEPFGNLDQPDLYYEYYPTVYPGRRGSMVPFSMRLLHAELPQYLAKPQEALDRLHNLKTVCLAILENLEKGLAEDGSMITLTQENRQVSLKLWRSRLSRVMYSMANCLLLMKDYVLAVETYHSIIQYEPQQKVQLLSGIGRIFLQIGDVKTAERYFVDVEKACQMTGNQPRHTTCVLMNRAFVHLSQNNYGEAHGSFAEVLKIDPKNPVANNNAAVCLLYLGRLKESLGQLEGLVQQDPALYLHESVLFNLTTMYELESSRSTQKKQALLEAVACREGDSFNTQCLKLV